One Brassica napus cultivar Da-Ae chromosome C2, Da-Ae, whole genome shotgun sequence DNA window includes the following coding sequences:
- the LOC106382630 gene encoding cytochrome P450 71B11, translating into MSLWYIIVALVFFAFILIAKNTSKTKKNLPPGPRRLPIIGNLHQLGSQPHRSMFKLSHKYGSLMSLKFGSVSNVVASTPETVMDVLKTFDVDCCSRPYLTYPARISYNLNDLVFSPYNKYWREVRKMTVVELYTAKRVQSFRHVREEEVASFVDFIKQSASLESPVNFNQKLLKLSGSVICRVAFGINLKGSKLEKTYEQVIVEAFQVLGSFAAADYFPFFGKIIDRITGLHGKCEKVFEAIDSFFDQAIKHHLEDESIKDDIVELLLKMERGEGLGEYQLTRNHTKGILLNILTAGIDTSAQTVTWVMTHLIANPRVMKKVQAEIREVIQNKDHITEDDIERLEYLKMVIKESFRITPLVPLLVPREASKDVKIAGYDIPKKTWIHVNIWAVHMNPSVWKDPEAFIPERFMDNEIDYRGVNFELLPFGSGRRMCPGMGMGLALVHLTLINLLYRFDWNLPEGMKAEDVDLEESYGLVCPKKVPLELIPVLTQWT; encoded by the exons ATGAGTTTGTGGTATATCATTGTTGCACTCGTCTTCTTTGCATTCATACTCATTGCAAAGAACACGAGTAAGACAAAGAAGAATCTACCTCCTGGACCACGGAGACTTCCCATAATAGGCAACTTGCACCAATTGGGATCGCAACCTCATCGTTCAATGTTCAAACTGTCTCACAAATATGGCTCTCTAATGTCCCTAAAGTTTGGAAGCGTATCTAATGTTGTGGCATCAACACCAGAGACTGTAATGGACGTCTTGAAAACATTCGATGTAGATTGTTGCTCACGACCTTATTTGACGTACCCTGCAAGAATATCATACAATCTAAACGATCTCGTCTTTTCTCCTTACAACAAATATTGGAGGGAAGTACGAAAGATGACAGTTGTTGAACTCTACACAGCAAAAAGGGTACAATCATTTCGACatgtaagagaagaagaagtagcCTCCTTTGTTGATTTCATCAAGCAGTCTGCTTCACTGGAGAGCCCAGTTAATTTCAACCAGAAGTTACTGAAACTGTCCGGAAGTGTGATATGTAGGGTTGCATTTGGGATCAATCTTAAAGGGAGTAAACTTGAGAAAACCTATGAACAAGTCATTGTAGAAGCATTTCAGGTGTTGGGGAGTTTTGCAGCAGCAGATTACTTCCCgttttttggtaaaatcatCGATAGGATCACGGGGTTACATGGAAAATGTGAGAAGGTTTTTGAGGCAATAGATTCGTTTTTCGATCAAGCTATAAAGCATCACCTTGAAGATGAGAGCATTAAGGATGATATCGTTGAGTTGCTCCTCAAGATGGAAAGGGGAGAGGGACTTGGAGAGTATCAACTTACTCGAAACCATACTAAAGGAATTCTTCTG AACATTCTTACTGCTGGAATAGACACTTCTGCTCAAACTGTGACATGGGTGATGACACATTTGATTGCAAACCCTAGAGTTATGAAGAAAGTGCAAGCGGAGATAAGAGAAGTGATCCAAAACAAAGACCACATTACAGAAGATGATATAGAACGGCTTGAGTATCTCAAAATGGTGATTAAAGAATCATTTAGGATAACACCGCTTGTGCCACTTCTAGTTCCAAGAGAAGCTTCAAAAGATGTAAAAATCGCAGGTTATGACATTCCAAAGAAAACATGGATCCATGTCAACATATGGGCTGTTCATATGAATCCAAGCGTCTGGAAAGATCCGGAAGCTTTCATCCCGGAGAGGTTTATGGATAATGAGATTGACTATAGAGGTGTAAACTTTGAGTTGTTGCCATTTGGTAGTGGAAGAAGAATGTGCCCTGGTATGGGTATGGGACTAGCTTTGGTACACCTGACACTTATCAACCTTCTTTACCGATTCGATTGGAACCTTCCTGAAGGAATGAAAGCTGAAGATGTTGATCTTGAAGAATCATATGGGCTTGTTTGTCCTAAGAAAGTTCCTCTTGAGCTTATCCCTGTCCTTACCCAGTGGACTTAA
- the LOC106382628 gene encoding cytochrome P450 71B11-like produces MSLWYIVVALVFFAFILIAKNTRKTKKNLPPGPPGVPIIGNLHQLGSHPHRSLLKLSQKYGPLMSLKFGSVYTVVASSPETVKDVLKTFDVDCCSRPYLTYPARITYNLKDLSFSPYDKYWREVRKMTVIELYTAKRVQAFRHVREEEVSSFVDFIKQSASLVNPVNFNKKLLELSGSVICKVGFGIKLKGSKLEKTYDQVIVQAFQVLGSFAAADYFPFFGRIIDRITGLHGKCERVFKTLDSFFDQAIKHHLDDESIKDDIVELLLKMERGEVGLGEYQLTRNHTKGILLNILIAGIDTSAQTVTWVMTHLITNPRVMKKVQAEVREVIQSKDNISEDDIKQLEYLKLVIKETFRITPLVPILIPREASKDLKIGGYDIPKKTWIRANIWAVHMNPSVWKDPEAFIPERFMDNEIDYRGLNFELLPFSSGRRMCPGMDMGLALVHLTLINLLYRFDWKLPDGMKAEDVDLGESYGLVCPKKTPLELIPVLTQWT; encoded by the exons ATGAGTTTGTGGTATATCGTTGTTGCCCTCGTTTTCTTTGCATTCATACTCATTGCAAAGAACACgaggaagacaaagaagaatcTACCTCCTGGACCACCAGGAGTTCCCATAATTGGCAACTTGCACCAATTGGGATCGCATCCTCATCGTTCCTTGCTCAAACTATCCCAAAAGTACGGCCCTCTAATGTCCCTGAAGTTTGGAAGTGTGTATACTGTTGTGGCATCATCACCAGAGACTGTTAAGGACGTCTTGAAAACATTCGATGTAGATTGTTGCTCACGACCTTATTTGACGTATCCTGCAAGAATCACATACAACCTAAAGGATCTCAGCTTTTCTCCTTACGATAAATACTGGAGGGAAGTACGAAAGATGACAGTTATTGAACTATACACAGCAAAAAGGGTGCAAGCTTTTCGACACGTAAGGGAAGAAGAAGTGTCATCCTTTGTGGATTTCATCAAGCAGTCTGCTTCACTAGTGAATCCAGTTAACTTCAACAAGAAGTTACTGGAACTGTCTGGAAGTGTGATATGCAAAGTTGGTTTTGGGATCAAGCTTAAAGGGAGTAAACTTGAGAAAACCTATGACCAAGTCATTGTACAAGCATTTCAGGTGTTGGGGAGTTTTGCAGCAGCAGATTACTTCCCCTTTTTTGGTAGAATCATCGATAGGATCACCGGGTTACATGGCAAATGCGAGAGAGTTTTCAAGACATTAGATTCATTTTTTGATCAAGCTATAAAGcatcaccttgatgatgagagcATTAAGGATGATATCGTTGAATTGCTCCTCAAGATGGAAAGAGGAGAGGTTGGACTTGGAGAGTATCAACTTACTCGAAACCACACCAAAGGAATTCTTCTA AATATACTTATTGCTGGAATAGACACTTCTGCCCAAACTGTTACATGGGTGATGACACATTTGATTACAAACCCGAGAGTTATGAAGAAAGTGCAAGCAGAAGTGAGAGAAGTGATCCAAAGCAAAGACAACATCTCAGAAGATGATATAAAACAACTCGAATATCTCAAACTGGTGATCAAAGAAACATTTAGGATAACACCCCTAGTGCCAATTCTAATTCCAAGAGAGGCTTCAAAAGATTTAAAAATCGGAGGTTATGACATTCCAAAGAAAACATGGATCCGTGCCAACATATGGGCCGTTCACATGAATCCGAGCGTATGGAAAGATCCAGAAGCATTCATCCCCGAGAGGTTCATGGATAATGAGATTGACTATAGAGGTCTAAACTTTGAGTTGTTGCCGTTTAGTAGCGGAAGGAGAATGTGCCCTGGTATGGATATGGGTTTGGCTTTGGTGCACTTGACCCTGATCAATCTTCTTTACCGTTTCGATTGGAAGCTTCCAGATGGAATGAAAGCTGAAGATGTTGACCTTGGAGAATCATATGGACTTGTCTGTCCTAAGAAAACTCCACTTGAGCTTATCCCGGTCCTTACCCAGTGGACTTGA
- the LOC106382629 gene encoding deSI-like protein At4g17486: MLCRMVVVNGRKKKPGLVPVYLNVYDLTPINGYAYWLGLGVYHSGVEVHGVEYGFGAHEHSTTGIFEVEPKQCPGFTFRKSILIGRTELDPQQVCAFMEKLAEGYCGNTYHLITKNCNHFCNDVCVRLTRRSIPSWVNRLARFGLFCNCVLPAELNEAKVRQVRSKEEKIPEVKKLRSRSSRFPPSSSLSSSGSLNRNRRGERRRQRLPPTPPVSA, translated from the exons ATGTTGTGTAGAATGGTGGTGGTGAATGGCCGGAAGAAGAAACCCGGTTTGGTTCCGGTTTACCTGAATGTATACGATCTCACTCCCATCAATGGCTACGCTTACTGGCTAGGACTTGGAGTCTACCACTCTGGTGTTGAAG TTCATGGGGTTGAATACGGTTTCGGAGCTCACGAGCATTCAACAACGGGGATCTTCGAGGTGGAACCGAAGCAGTGTCCAGGCTTCACTTTCAGGAAGTCTATTTTGATTGGAAGAACAGAGTTGGATCCTCAACAAGTCTGTGCCTTTATGGAGAAGCTTGCCGAAGGGTACTGCGGAAACACGTACCATCTCATTACCAAGAACTGTAATCACTTCTGCAACGATGTTTGTGTTCGGCTGACAAGAAGATCTATCCCTAGTTGGGTTAACCGTCTTGCTCGCTTCG GTTTGTTCTGCAACTGTGTTCTTCCTGCAGAGCTGAACGAGGCAAAGGTGAGGCAGGTGAGATCAAAAGAGGAGAAGATCCCGGAAGTGAAGAAACTTAGGAGCAGGTCAAGTAGGTTTCCACCTAGCTCTTCACTTTCTTCATCAGGTTCTTTAAACCGAAACCGAAGAGGTGAAAGGAGAAGACAACGTCTTCCTCCAACACCACCTGTGAGTGCTTAG